TACAATTAATCCTATTGTTGATGACTGCTGCCATTTGGCCTATAATGAGCCTCGCTCAGTTGAAAGGTGTATGCTTattgactttttatttatttacagttGCTAGAAGGCAGTGCAGAAACAAAAGAGTTCGAACCATCTTTACTCCCGATCAACTCGAACAGTTGGAAATCATCTTTCAGAAGCAGCAGTATATGGTTGGTTCCGAGCGATATTACCTCGCCTCAAAGCTGCAATTGAGTGAAGCCCAAGTGAAAGTATGGTTTCAAAACCGTCGTATAAAGTGGAGAAAGCAGACAGGGCTCGACGGTAGCCATGGTGCAGACATTGACAGTGGCTATCGTTCTCCTGGTGAACATAGCATCGACTTTAGTGACACTTGCTCTGAGTCTGGATGCAGTGACACGAGCAGTTTATAATTCACCAAATATATAGAATACCAGTTTTGAGATTAAACAAGTATTACTGTTGCAAGTTAGTATTTTTTTGCTcatttatagaatttttttgtatatttttttcaaatacaaaACTTTCAAATTGCTACTCGAGTATCTTATTTCTTCCTCTGCTTAGGAAATCAGATCTAAATAGTAGATCCAAACTATATTGTATAAAATGTTCGCAAGGGTCAACCAACAGGtcaataaatattacacattatatacagGCTCTCAATCAGCAAGCTATTTGATGTAACAAAGATAAATATTTAGGACAATATTGAGCAAAATACATGAACTCTCTGTCAACAAGACTTTCAAAATACCCTAGTTTAGTGCAGCACCGTCACTGGGTACAGAGTCTTTGCTGTGTAGGGTTTTACTTAGTCCCGTAATGAGAGCGTCATTGTTTCCATCATGAAAAATGGTTGTGGCAGGAATGCTGTATTGTCTTGATGCATTCAAAGTCACGTCAATATCGGGAGGTAGAACAGGCCCTTTCTCAAGACTGCCAACTCCTTGTGATCCACGGCTATACACGTGGTTCGCTATCCAAGTAGACTTGTCACATGCTGTCCTTGGTTTTACCGGACTTCCAGCTGGAAAAAGCTGCGAGTTATTTGTACCATTTTTAGGTTTGAACTGCAAGAAAATGACAcaagtttaaaataaacattgcaTTGTATGATATTGGAGTAAGTTTTCGAGTTTTACACATATGATACACTACCAAAAGTAGCTCCTATGCATATACTTATACATTGACACAAAGACACAATTTTTGAAATTCTATTTTATAAGTCAGTTTTTTTCACTATCAAAGATGTTAGAATAAAAGAGTGCGAGGTTCCTGTGGAACATACATTcttcatgtttaatttttacTCGATGTTAACTAATCCAAAGGAATACAACAATTGATGGTGATTAATTCTAAATACGGcaatgttaaaaaaaaatttcataataaAAAGTCAATCGTATAAACGCATATAAAATCCAAGTTTTAAACAACATCCGgtacatcataatataacactGCTAGTGTAAAAATGTTCATAATTGTTCTAGCAGCTAAGGACTAGTAAACAATGAGACCCTGTAAAAAAAGATTGTAGGCTATATAGTAGTTTAAGAAAGTTTTCCCATCAACGTTGTTTTACCATCGAGTCAAccagatttttaaatttattgttgtCAGCACTTAAATGTTACAATCCAATACCAAATTAAGACAGCATATATTAAGGTACCTTACAAAATTCTGTACCACTAATATTTTATAGTTCTGTCTAAAAGCTGATTGTCGGTGTCACATAAAAACACAGATCATGATCCATTCTTTGTTTTAAAGTCTATTATGGTATACATTCAAAGACTCTGTTTTCGTCATGGCAACTTCAATATTTGAAGTCAGCAAAAGTATAAAGCAATGTTTCACAAAAATTAGGTGAATTATACTTTTGAAGGTTGAAATTGTGAACTCTTCTACGAAGAGCATGGTTGTGTCACTCTCGTAAATCGAGAAATGGCTTGTGAATGCTTCAATATTTTTGTCATTCAAAATGTACCAAAAGTTGTGGCAAAAGAACATGTTTTTATGCAAAACTAAAAAGTTACACAACTACATCACTAAGTTCATAGTTAGTTTGTTCAATAGCATATATGTATTCCGATTATACCGCTTTTATACCGCTTATAAAGTCACACCTAAAACTCAAGGTTTCTTTGTGACCCTCACGCGTACAAGTATACGCACTAACAGTTTATCATTggtatttgtatattttttgtgtaaatcAATAGAATTCATTATAGATCAGCCATTTTAATAGCGAATTAATACTTGGTATAGTGGCGGATTATAGGCAAATAAAGTAGTCAAGTGACAACACTAATACATGTGTAAAAATAattgctacatgtatttattattg
The genomic region above belongs to Watersipora subatra chromosome 1, tzWatSuba1.1, whole genome shotgun sequence and contains:
- the LOC137408662 gene encoding homeobox protein pnx-like; this encodes MQSNIFNQAMMPSWQLLQLSQLPLVNTAWMEQVYHNATANMQPTTQHRRKGFNIADILSDDDSQTEKDIKKLASHPYYPAAQPYTEPAVARRQCRNKRVRTIFTPDQLEQLEIIFQKQQYMVGSERYYLASKLQLSEAQVKVWFQNRRIKWRKQTGLDGSHGADIDSGYRSPGEHSIDFSDTCSESGCSDTSSL